From Nitrobacter sp. NHB1, a single genomic window includes:
- a CDS encoding glycosyltransferase — translation MPLTEPHDPSGRPDVSVILPTFQERDNIVPLVEELRQEFKRIDARYEILVVDDKSPDGTAMAARSAFADDSGVVVIERSSNPGLALSIREGIEKSHGAVVLVMDTDFNHQPKDAVLISEVAKLVDLGIGSRFIFGGGMPNRLRYFLSYLYNIFMRISLGTRMDDNLSGLFAVRRTALFKLDFDKIFWGYGDYFFRLLLLSQRAGLTHVQVPVFYGERAAGGSKTRFMSIFMRYTREVVRLMYFRAINRW, via the coding sequence ATGCCATTGACCGAACCCCACGACCCGTCTGGCCGGCCCGATGTCAGCGTGATCCTGCCGACGTTCCAGGAGCGCGACAACATCGTTCCGCTCGTCGAAGAGTTGCGTCAGGAATTCAAACGTATCGATGCCCGATACGAAATCCTGGTGGTCGACGACAAAAGTCCGGATGGCACCGCCATGGCTGCGCGATCGGCGTTCGCCGATGACAGCGGTGTCGTCGTTATCGAGCGCAGCAGCAATCCCGGGCTCGCGCTTTCGATTCGTGAAGGTATCGAGAAATCGCACGGCGCCGTCGTCCTCGTCATGGATACGGATTTCAACCATCAGCCGAAAGACGCCGTGCTGATTTCCGAGGTGGCCAAGCTGGTCGATCTCGGCATCGGCTCGCGGTTCATCTTTGGCGGCGGAATGCCGAACCGGCTACGATATTTCCTGAGTTATCTCTACAACATCTTCATGCGCATTTCGCTCGGCACGCGCATGGATGACAACCTGAGCGGCCTGTTCGCGGTCCGGCGAACCGCGCTGTTCAAGCTCGATTTCGACAAGATTTTCTGGGGCTACGGAGATTACTTTTTCCGCCTCTTGCTGCTGTCCCAACGGGCGGGGCTAACTCACGTACAGGTACCGGTCTTCTATGGCGAGCGGGCAGCCGGGGGTAGCAAGACGCGTTTTATGTCGATATTCATGCGCTACACGCGCGAGGTGGTGCGGCTGATGTATTTCAGGGCGATCAACCGATGGTGA
- a CDS encoding class I SAM-dependent methyltransferase — translation MVTPELFHAISKCRICGSADLHGAIDLGLQALTGRFPAAGEPDPPKAPLELLRCGECGLVQLRHSVRVAEMFGNNYGYRSGTNATMRNHLGQLTTAVAERAALAPGDVVLDIGCNDGTLLKSYPIKGLMHTGIDPIAGSFASQYPDDFNIHAGFFNAGSFARLMPGRKARAITSIAMFYDLEDPGSFVGDIAAVLAPDGIWVLEQSYLPNMLDRNSFDTICHEHLEYYALSQIERLTRDKNLRVFDVKLNDINGGSFQIWVCHRDAAYPENRTILDALRKREAALGITTDKPFATFRANVAALGSRLKDFISQEVARGNRVYVYGASTKGNVLLQHFGLDHRLLTACADRNPSKWGQRTPGTAIPIMSEEDARKDADYFLVLPWHFRDEFVAREADFMARGGHLIFPLPEFEVVGHASDSSRGETRSGVR, via the coding sequence ATGGTGACTCCGGAGCTGTTTCACGCCATTTCCAAATGCAGGATCTGCGGCAGCGCTGATCTGCACGGTGCGATCGACCTCGGACTGCAAGCCTTGACCGGACGCTTTCCGGCCGCCGGCGAACCCGATCCCCCCAAGGCGCCGCTGGAGCTCTTGCGTTGCGGCGAGTGCGGGCTGGTCCAGTTGCGGCATTCGGTGCGCGTCGCCGAGATGTTCGGAAACAACTACGGCTACCGGTCGGGCACCAACGCGACGATGCGCAATCATCTTGGGCAACTCACCACCGCCGTGGCGGAGCGCGCGGCGCTGGCTCCGGGCGATGTCGTTCTCGATATCGGCTGCAACGACGGAACCTTGCTCAAGAGCTATCCGATCAAGGGCCTGATGCACACCGGCATCGATCCGATCGCCGGGTCGTTCGCCAGTCAGTACCCGGACGACTTCAATATCCATGCGGGCTTCTTCAACGCCGGGTCATTCGCCCGTCTTATGCCCGGCCGTAAGGCTCGCGCGATCACCTCGATCGCCATGTTCTACGACCTCGAAGACCCCGGCAGCTTCGTCGGCGACATCGCCGCGGTGCTCGCACCGGACGGCATCTGGGTGCTCGAACAAAGCTATCTCCCGAACATGCTCGACAGGAACTCGTTCGACACGATCTGTCACGAGCACCTTGAATACTACGCGCTGTCGCAAATCGAGCGACTGACGCGCGACAAGAACCTGAGGGTCTTCGACGTCAAATTGAACGATATCAACGGCGGCAGTTTTCAGATTTGGGTCTGTCATCGCGACGCCGCCTACCCGGAAAACAGAACGATTCTTGACGCGCTTCGCAAACGCGAGGCTGCGCTTGGCATCACCACCGACAAGCCGTTTGCTACGTTTCGTGCTAACGTCGCGGCACTTGGGTCCCGTCTGAAAGATTTCATCTCCCAGGAAGTCGCACGCGGAAACCGCGTCTATGTCTATGGCGCCTCGACGAAAGGCAATGTGCTGTTACAGCATTTCGGATTGGACCACCGACTGCTGACGGCATGCGCCGATCGCAATCCGTCAAAATGGGGTCAGCGCACGCCCGGCACGGCCATACCGATCATGTCGGAAGAAGACGCGCGAAAAGACGCCGACTATTTCCTGGTACTGCCATGGCACTTCCGCGACGAATTCGTCGCACGTGAAGCCGATTTCATGGCACGTGGCGGGCATCTCATTTTCCCTCTCCCCGAGTTCGAAGTGGTCGGACACGCATCCGATTCCAGCCGCGGCGAAACGCGCTCCGGGGTTCGATGA